ACCGCAGCCAATAGGGCAGCCAGTATACGCAACCTTTAAGGTAAAGGGAACAGGCTTGCCGGCTATACGGCGATTTATCTCTTTTGCTACTGGCATTCCCTCTTCCTCTTCCCCTTTGCAAAAATTACAGGTCCTCAAGCTTTTAACAAAGGATCCAACTGGATAACATGCTAATCCGACATGCTGGAATTCCGCTATAATCTCTTCCTTTTTATTTTCTGGAATCTCTATATAGAGTTGTTGAAAAGTTGTTAACTCAAGTTCTTCATCTTCATCCATATACTTTGAAATCATCAATAGTTGTTTAGAGGAGAGTTTTGCACCAAATCCTATTCCTCCGTTTATAGCTAGCTTTATTTTTTTGAATCAT
This window of the Cytobacillus pseudoceanisediminis genome carries:
- a CDS encoding nitrite reductase, which translates into the protein MKLAINGGIGFGAKLSSKQLLMISKYMDEDEELELTTFQQLYIEIPENKKEEIIAEFQHVGLACYPVGSFVKSLRTCNFCKGEEEEGMPVAKEINRRIAGKPVPFTLKVAYTGCPIGCGEPLLSDIGIMKIREHYNLYVGGKAKGKDAEVGSLLVENLTPEELYAVVEKIISVYSQMGKKRETFYKFLKRIGRGQLIS